The nucleotide sequence CACATTGCCTGCCACGGCGAGTACGGCGACGGACTCCATGGTAGACCAGAAGTTCGAAGAACGCAGAGCAGAGATTGCTGCTGGCGCAAAAGTGCTGAGGTGGCTCAACCTGAGAAAGCGGGCATCTCATTGTTTGGCGGTGAAAacacggtggtggtgaggtggcaGAATGCGCATTCGGTGGTGACTGTGCACCAGCAGCCTGGCACTATGCCTCgtgaaggtgttggaggtcTCGCCACAGCACATCCATCATGAAGTTGGACGTGTGGGGACTTGTGCATTTGCAGGCAGATGCCGCCATCTGCGGTCATTTGCTTGTGCAGTTTTCGCGTTTCAGCAACTCATCATTCCACACAATTCAAGAGATGAGGGTCATGAACAGAAGTCACAAAGTGTCTACGTAGCCCAAGGTACGCATTTAATTACACATATCCCGATATTGTTGTTACGGCAAAGACCCGCACCATAGAAAGCTTATTCCCACCTCAACGTGCCCGCCAAGATGTTTGACACTATTCCGACCGTTGGAGCGGTCGCTTCCGTCCCCCCAAGGCTCGCCAGACCCCCGTGTGCAACGTCGTCgctcaaaacaccaaacGGGGCATCTCGGCAATGCTCCCTCCGAGCACTGGCGCTGAACCTGGAAGTTGCGGGCCGGCGGACAATCCATCCATGTTCATGGTAGCGGAATGCAGTGATATAGCATCATGATCTTCGTCTTtcatttccttttttctttttcttttcttcttcacctcagGTCATCGCCAAGATGAAGACTGTCGCAGTTCTTTCTCTGCTGGCCTCGTTGGCCTCGGCGGCTTCGCTGACGCTGGTCACGGAGAACTTTGGTCCTAACCCCCGTAACGTAAGTCGTCTTTCTCCAATGATAAAAGCAGTGTGCTGATAGTCATCCAGAACCCCTTCTACATCTACGTCCCCGacgtcctccctcccaacccagccatcctcgtcaaccCCCACTGGTGCCACGGCACCGCTCCCGCCGCCTTCTCCGGCTCCCAGTAcgccaccctcgcctcccaGCATGGCTTCATCGTCATCTACCCCCAGTCCTCCCCCGCCCAAGCAAACTCGGACAAGTGCTGGGATGTCTCCTCCAAGGAAACCCTCACCcacaacggcggcggcgactCCCTCGGTGTCGTCTCCATGGTCAAGTGGACAATCAACAAGTACAACGCCGACCCCAAGCGCGTCTTCGTCACCGGTGTCTCCTCCGGCGGCATGATGACCCAGGTGTTGCTTGGATCTTACCCCGATGTGTTCGCTGCCGGTGCCGCCTTTGCTGGCGTTCCCTTTGGCTGCTTCGCCCCTGCTGGGAACAACACCGGCGCCTTTGGCTACTGGAGCGATGATTGCGCCAAGGGGAGGGTGACCAAGACTCCGGCTCAGTGGGCCGACTTGGTCAAGAGCGCCTACCCGGGGTATGATGGGTGGAGGCCAAAATTGCAGTTGTTCCACGGGACGAATGATGAGATTTTGGATTATGTCAACCACCAGGAGGGGATTAAGCAGTGGGCTGAGGtgcttggggttgggatcACACCTGTTAGTGTTACTCCTAATACTCCTATCAGCGGGTGGACAAAGAGTGTGTATGGTGCGGAGggttggttggaggggtatAGCGCTGCCGGGGTGCCGCATGATATTCGGGTGCAGGAGGCGACGGTGATGGCTTTCTTCGAGCTGGCTTGCAAGGGGGAGGATTGCTTCCGGTGGGGGGATGGCGAGTGGTGTGATGCTGAGCCTAGTGCTACAACGAGCTCGGTTGTGGTTTCGACGACGGGGGCGCCGGTTACGACGACGAGCACGAGCTCGACCAGTGTGAGAGTGACGACTCCTAGCGCTACTAGCACCAGCTCGAGGGTGACTACCACGTTTGTGACTTCTACTTCTACCGCTGCGCCAGTTGCCGGCCAGCCTTTGTGGGCACAGTGGTGAGTTATATTTGTTTGAACTTGGATTGATGTAGATGGCAACTGACACAGAAACAGCGGTGGCATGGGATACAACGGTCCAACAGCATGTGCCGTGGGAACCTGCACCATCTACAATCCCTATTACGCTCAGGTAAATCCCCAGTGGCCCCGTCCTTCTTTTCAGGCCAGAGCTGACTCAAGGCTACAGTGCGTCCCAAGGACAGGGGTTCCCATCTGGTAACCATCTCGATGGTCACCAACATATCCCCAAGTCATCGGACAAGGTTTACGTCAAATGAGTGTGTAAATATTGTCAAAGATACATAAAGATTCCCCCAAATAAAAGTTTCAATCCACCCCCAACAATGCTGAGAAAAAGCGCCGGTTGTCGAATATGTTGCCGAGACCAGATTGAAGCATATTTCAGGACCAGAGTTCATATCCCATCTCTATCCACTTTTCGAGACACCTCCATCGTACAATgacccatcaacctccacatTATTATTCATCACAATCCCCAGTTTATATCCCAGGCGTCTGCTGGTCTCGCTCCCAAACGCATCTTGCAACTCGAAAGTCTTGGGGGAAGACACGGGACTTGTTGGTATCATCGCGGGAGGGCTTTAGACAACAgcgatggggttgggggcggAGTTGCCAATGGTCTTGCCCAAGACGTTGGCAACGACTGGGATACCGGCGGCCACAGGGACAAGGATGGTGACATCGTCGACCGAGAcatcgttgttgttgaggataCCGTCGTTCTGGGGAGTAGGAGCGGCCAAAGCCAAGGTGGCGAAGAGCATAAGAGCGATGGTGGTGAACTTCATGTTGAAAtttgggttggtggttaGGCTTTGGAAAAGCGTTAAAGAGTTGTGGTGAGAGTGAGGGAAGTTTGTGTGAGGGTATTTGTTTGTGAACGTgttggatggtgatgaggaaaaGGATTCTGGatgagaggagaggaagaggtctTATATACACATGTTTGTGCCTTGGATGGATGGTATATCGACGCTGCTCCCTCTGCTAGACCGTCAAGTGATCGACGTCTCTATCCAGTCGCTGTAATTGCGACATTCAGCTCACAGAAGGCTTACTTGACACTTTGACATCCCATGTCGGACCGGTTTCAATTGCTTCCAGACATTCTGACTGGCCCCTTGAGAAACTACACGTGCAGACACATGTGCCCTTGACCAGATTTTGCGTTGTGCTCGTGGATGCTGAGCGATGAGCGGTGTCGAGTATGCCGTGCGCTTGGACGTTGGTTTCTCACAGACAAATAGCCAAGATCGAGGCCACGAGGATCTCACCGTGCAAGGGGCTCCAAAGACGTGGTAGCTCCCGCCCCCCTCGGACGTTTATTCTCCTTTTGGTGAAGTTGTTTCGGATGACTGGCGGGGGATCTATTGATAAGAGAGAAGCAATTGGGTCGATACCAAGGATGAGGTCTCGTTGCAAGACGGCACGAATGCAGGGTCGCTTGCGGACAAAAATCCTCCAATCAGGATTATCCAACCTCTACTTTGAAGCCTCAAATGGAAATGGATAGCGAGCTCTCCCTTCTCAAGACATACCCTACAGAACGGCCTGCAGCATGGTAGATCTCAATTCAGCATGTGTTggcagaaaaagaaaggcaCCAGAGTCGGTTAAGAAAGCAAAGGAATTCAGCTAAAGCCTTGCAATCCTCCAACTTGCTCATATTTTGAAACCCGTACTTTCATGAACAGAATAtgtttgatgactgaacCGGGCCGAAGTGGGCTTTTTTGAGTTGGCTCGTGGCCAACCTCgcaccaccaaaaacaccgGGAAGGCTCCCACTCAAATCGAGCACGAGTCGGGAAGTAGGCGCTACCTATTAGGGGCCTATGAAGTCACCACGACATCGGGATGACGTTGTAGTCACATTGAGATGATGCCATGATGCCCTGTGCCAGGCCCCTTAAAActctctcctcctgctcgtGTTCCCATTGTTTCCAGACACAGTTCATCGCATCACAACCTGGAACATAGGTAACTTCTGCGCCTGTTCACAAACTATCACCACACAaaagccaccaccatccaagcTTCATCCACCGTTGGACCCCTAATAAACAGCCAAAATGGTCTTCACCTTCCCCGCAGACCTCTACTCCACCGACCCCaacttcaccaccctcttccgcctcctcgACGATTTCGACACCTACTCCCGCGAAGTCCAAGATGAATCAGCCTCCACCCCAGCCCCTGCCTCACGCGGAGGCCGTCACCGCCGCGGCCCCCGCCCCCGCTTCGGTAGGTACCTCTACCACATCCCCAAGCACTGTTATTAACCCCTCCCACAACTCAGACATCCGTGAGACCCCCAAGTCCTACGAAATCTACGGCGAAGTCCCCGGCATGTCCCGCTCCGACATCCACATTGAATTAACCCAGGAAaacgtcctcctcatccggGGCCACGTCGAGCGCCCCTAcgacaccaccccctccaacaaaaccAAGGCTAAGCCCGTCACCGTCACTGGCGAGAAGTGCGACGATTGTGACTGTGGGCCTGGTAAGCCGTGTGAGGAGTGTGACAAGGCCAAGTGTGAGTGTACAGAGGGGAAGCATTGCAATGTCTGTGGGATGGATACCTGTCCCAAGcatgaaggggagggggcggccaaggcagaggggaagaaggatgggAGTGAGACGATTCGGTATCtgttgaaggagaggttCGTTGGGGATTTCAGCAGGGAGTTTGCCTTTCCGGGGCCGCTGCAGGAGTTTGATATTGGGGCTAGCTTGGAGGATGGGATTTTGAAGGTTGTGGTGCCGAAGCAGGAGGTTGCCAAGGGCGGGAGGAAGATTGAGATTCAGTAGATGAGAAACGGTAGATGAGAAAGGTGTGATTAGTGTAGTAGATATGTTATGTACAAGTATGGGGAAAGGTATCATGTTTGCTCGTAAATCTTGACCGTCATTCATATGTCCTTTGCTGTCTGGTGGTTGTCAGGATCAAGTCTCACGATGTCAAGTtgaacgaaaaaaaaaagcataCCTCAAACTCCACTTCCCCTGCTAATACCTGGACCTGGACCTGGACCTGGACCTGGTGCTGTACACCCTCGCAGGGCGACTCACTTCCCTAATCTCAATACTCCGGCTCCTGCTCCGGCTGCTCCTCGACCTGCCACGtccatgatggtggtggtgatgatgatgaccgtGCCTACTCCCGCTCCTCACTTTCTCCTCATGGTAATAGCTCGGCCGCCTGTTCCTCTGGGACAGATACTTGATGAGCCAAATAATGAGAATAACTGCGACGAGAGTTCCGATGACGATGCCGGCGATCTCGCCTCCGTTCAAACCACCgcccccaccagcaacaaccactgcctcggtgttggtggtggtgggagcgaTGTAGATTGTCCGAGTCTCTTGCAGGACCTGAACCGTGGGGTCAGGGAGGTCAGTCGGGATGGGACCCCAGACGGTGACTGTCGCGACCTGGCGGACGTTGACTTGGCGGATTTGGTTTTGTGCCGCGGGTGCGATTGGTGGCGCCATGGTTGGTGATCTCTGTCCTGAAAGACGACGAGAATTCGCTGCTTGGGTAGGTGATTTCGTGAGTGAGATGGATGAGCCTGATCAGCAAAAGggacgaggagatggtggggacTGATTACCGCTTTTAAAAAATCAGCCAACATTTTCCTGTTCCTGTGCCTGCTTGAATGGGCGCCCAGTGGTGATGTCATTGAGGCCGGCTGGGCCCAGTGAGCGCAATGTAACGTCCCCAGTCGAAGGAATGCCAAGATACCTGATGAGCCAATGCGATTACGAAGATGGCGCAGGCTTGCATGGTGGGCAGTttttgatggtggttggaaTGTGATAGCCAATGAGAGACCGCGACAAAATGTTATTATAGCTTTCATGTGGCTTTATTAGCCACATGAGAAATATGCCTGAAGTTGTCAAAAGTATAAACGCAGATCCAGATTCGACAAAAAGCCTCCCTCCCAACTGAATGGTTTGTCTTCAACACAACCAAACGATTCCCCGTAacgcagaaaagaaaaaagaaaaaaaacacaaaagtGCCTCCCCAAATCCGATAAAATGCTAAGTTGAGTTTCGCGAACAATGTCTGTAGTTTCGAAGGAAAATGACATGGCTGTTGGGGATAGGAAGGGTGAAGGCGTTTCCCATCATGTTCCGAAGTGTTTGTTGTATGTTGCTGTGAACCACCTCGCAAGAGGCGTGCTGTGTCTGTGTCTGTGTCCGATATTTGTTGTCTAAAAGCATGAAAGGAATATATGAAAGATAGCCGTAACCGTCCGAGAGAAATTGCGACCGAAATTCCACAAAAGTCCACCCGACCCGACCCGACCCATCATGCCATCACCTGTGCTGCTGATGCCTGACATTTCCCAGCCATGTCATGAaatgtttgttttgtttttcccTCTCCATACCCTTCATGAGAATGTAACAAATGAACACAGGAAAAAACCAAGATCGAGAATATTATTGCATGTACCCTGTCATTCCATCCAATTTTGAACATCCAAAGTCATATCGTCCATGGAAGACTTCCAGCTTACTGCGGAACCAAGACCGCGAGCTGGTAGGTCTGGCCAGCCctgatgttggtgatgcgAGCCTCTGGGAGGGTTTGGCCTCCCTGCCTAACGGTGACCTGGTCGACATCGGCACGGCGAATGTCGAGGTGGAAGGTGGCGCCGCGGAATTGGCGGGTCACCTTGATCGAGTTCCAGGCACTTGGGAGCTGAGGCTTGACGGTCAAGCCCTTGTCGTCGCCGCGAAGACCGCACAGGCCTTCGATGAAGCAGCGGTATACCCAGGATACCGTGCCCGTGTTGAACAGCTGGCTGGAGCGGCCAGCTGTCCGCGGGAACTCCTTCCAAGCGCCACGGTAGTAGTTGGGGATATAAATCGGGAGCTGGCCACGCTGGCGATAGTCGGCGTCGCTCGGCCCCGGAATGAGCTGCCGCAGCAAAGTGTAGGCCCTGTCCTGTTCGCCTCCGAGGCTGTACAGGCTGTGGACGAAAAAGACACCGGCGTGGTTATACACGGCGGCGTTCTCGGCCGAGCCAATGGCCTTTTGGGTCACACGGCCGATATCCTCGCGCATCTTGGTGAAAGGCGGGGCAAACATTTGAATGCCGTATGGGGTGTTGAGATGCTCGTCGACCTGAGGCAGAATCCTGGATATTTGCTCCTTGCCGGCGGCGCCACTGAGGATGGCAAAGGTCTGGGGGTTGAGCCAGATGCGACCCTCGGGGTCCTTCTTGATACCAAAGGTGACGTTGTCGTCAGTGATACCACGAGCAAACCAGTCGCCATCCCACAGGTGCTTGTTGGCCGCCTCGTTGCACGCCGCGGCACCCGCTCGGTAGCGCTGGGCAAGGTCGGTCCTGCCTTCGTGCTCGCAAACGTTGGCCCAGAGGTTCGCGGCAAAGGCCGTCGCCAAGGTGAGCCAGCCGGAAACACCCCTGCCCTTGTAGCCGACCATATTCATGGGATCACACCAGTCGCCTTGGGCAATGTAGCTGAGACCGCGTTCGTCACGTAACCTCAGGAGCCAATCCATGGCACGGCTGAACCTCTCAAAGACGGTGAGCTCGTCGCCGTTGGAGCTGCGGACTTTCTCCTGGAGCAAACCATAATCGCCAGTCTCGGCCAAGTACACCTCGAGGGTCACGGGCAGCCAGACACAGTGATCGGTGTGGGGGATCTGGTTGATGTACTTGAGTTCAGCACCCTCGGCCAGAAGAATGCCATCGGGCATGGCGCCGCTCTCTTCCTGCTGTGAGACGGCAGTGATGAAAGCCTTCCTGGTGACCTCTGGCTTGATGAAGTTCATGCCCATGTTGTCCTGGAGGTAGTTGCGCGTCTGAGGGTCGGTGGTGAGGCGGTTGACGTCGCCATGGTAGTAGACCTGGCGAGGGAGCCAGTTGTTGACAAAGTTGTCCAGATCCTTGTCCGGAGTCTCGATGCGGAGGCAGCCCTGGCCGCGAGCCATGTAAGAGGCATACTCGTCAGCGGTGCGAATAAAGGCTTGCTTGCTCAGATAGCGAGTACGCATGGTCCGGATCTCGGCTTCGTCATAGGCGGGGCCAAACATGAAGCGGTACTCGCGCTCGTCTCCCGCCTTAAGCGCCAAGCGGTACTGCACGGCGGCTGTCGGGGTCTCGTAGCGCGCGTCACCACAGCTCAGCTGCGGCTCTTGCAGCCCTGATGGGTTGTGGAGcccaccttcaccctcgAAGTTTTGTTGGTTGGCCTCCCATGAGTCTGGCGTCGTCTCACAGATGAAATATGTCTTGTCCTTGAGATACTTGTTCTTGAAGTACTCGGCCGCCTTTTGGTACGGAGTCACGCTGCTGGCGACGATGCCGACCAGCTCTTCGTTCCACTCGGCCGACTGGTTCATCCAGGACTTGTAGCCAATGGGAAAATACGGAGTAACACTGATCCTGCGCGGACGTCCAGACACATTGGTCACCTTGATGGTCCACAGCTCGGCCACATCGTGAGTCGGAAGacccatcaccatctcgacACGGATGCCGTTGGACTCGACTGCCCAGGCCACGTCGCTCTTGCCAGTAGAGAAAACGAATCGGTCCGGAACGGTACGAACGGGCTCATGGGGGGCAGAGAAGAGGTGCCCTGACTCTTCGTCCTTGATGTACACAAAACGACCTGGGTGATGGGCGTAGTAGTTTGGCTCCGGCTGCATGAAGGTTTTGGCCTCGAGATTCGGAGCATGGGCGTACTTGGCCGGCTCTGGCTGCATGAACTGAGCGGTGGCATATCCACGGCAGGTAATCTGGACCATCATCTTCTGGTTCCACAGGAAGCCAGCTGCCTTGGGCATGACAGTAGGACTGGTGAGCTCGTAGCGGTCGCCATTGTGCGTGGGACGCAATATCGTCGCTTCTTTTCTCATCTTGGCGGGAGGTTCGGGATGGAGGGAGGGTGAGATGGCGGAGGTCctttgatgttggtgttgttgtttatCTTATCTCGAAGGGACTCGGAGCTCCTGAGACGGAGGAAGGGGGCAATTAAGAGGGGGGCGGATCTCTGTAGGGAATCCAGAGAATGGATGCTGGACTGCCGAATGTTTTGTCAATTCAACTTCCGAAACTCGGAAAAGAGCTTGAGCCAACGTCATGGGCACACAAGAGGGCGGCCCAGGGGGCGTGAATGTTACGAGGCAGTCGGTAACCCTCTCAGCTGACCAAATCCCGCCCCAACATTTCCCATCTGCAGGGGCTCAACCGGGAGAATTGCTGCATAAAATAGCTCACCGCTTGTTGTCTGGGCACGAAAGCACGGGATTTGGCAGCCTTGGCTGGACGGTGAACCGTCATACCAGTCACAACAATACCACGGAACACGCCCACCGACACCCCCGCCCTGGATCACCAAGATGAGCTGTCACGTCCGGAACCTCGATGGCTGTCTCGAAATCTCTTTTTTCCCGGTGTTTGTTTTGTCGTGGAACCACCGACGTGGGGCCATATTAGCCAGCCTGACAAAGAGTTGCCGGCGAGCGGGATTCGAAGTATGGAAGCCTCAAGTAAATGGCCTGAGAATGATCAAGAGGTGCCGAAGAGCGCGGGCTGCCTCGGTGCGGCAGTGTACAGAGCATGCGGATGCAAATTGCAGCATCCCGGACCCTCTTTTGCCAAACTGACAGGGCGTTGGGCGGGTCCGATCAACGCCCCCCACGCGTGCCCCAGGGCTTGTCCCAGACTTCCAGCAGCATCCCCCCGGCGTCCCGAACTTTCTCCAGTTGtccacccaccctccccccaaagcCCACGCGGGGGAACTGTGTCGCTAACTCGTTCTGGAGCTCCATCGACAAATCTGACAACTGTTTTTGGACGGCTCTTTCAGACTTTTCAGACCAGATGACCTCGAAGCCGGCTGTCATCAGAATTCCAATTCAGGCGGGAATCCCGCTGTGCTCGGCGGACTCCATAATCTACCCTGTCCGTCCTCTTGCCCAAGGCCCAGCCTACCCGTTCCAATCACCCAATACGCGCTCCTATCTCGGACGGAACATCGAAGCGGTTGCCATTCGTTGATGCCCAGTCACGCCAGTCAGATGATTGTGGGAAAATGCAAGCTCGGCACCGCCACGGGCGTCCCCAAGCAGGAGACAAGGTCCACTAGGCCCAAAGTAGCAGGCGCAAGGAATCTTGGCCAGAGATTCCATGGAATTCCTGAGATCCTCGAATAGATTGGGCCCCCGCAGCGGACGCCTTGGATATTAATTGATTGTGATGGATATACGCGGCAGAATCGACCCAACATAAACCCGGGTTTCGAGTCCAGTAGCGTGACATCACATTCGAGCGTCAGGTCCACCGAAATGTCAAGCGAGACGGCAGTCACGGCAAGTGTTTTCTTGATCTTGCCCGTCCGGTGAGGACGGTGAGCGTTCGGGCAAAATTCAAGACAAAAGGGGCACAAAAGGGGCGTCTGAGGGCGCAAAAAGCTCGGAAAAGTGTCAACAACAGCCTTCCCAGACACTTCTTGGCCTCAACGTCCAAATAAGAACCAAACTATCAAATCTAAAAGTAGGGATGGGTCCTACAGGGCCCCGAATCGGGATCTCTCGGCTGCAGATCCGACGACTTGGGAACTCGGGAGCAAACGGCTCGCTAATCTCCCCCGCAAAGTCAAGCTCTTGGCGTCTGGAGGTTACAACCGGGACCTTGCAGCCTGTATGGCTGTGTAGGATgttttggttggtgttgagatggtggagggtgagCTGGAATGGCGTTGTAGGCCTATCGCAACGAAGACCACCAAGTTGCGACAATCACGGACGGGTCTGCCTCCCGGCGAGCGGACGCTGAATAGTCGAGGGAAAAGGTGGCGACTCCATTGGCTGGCCATCTCTTGTCTCACCCGACCCTTTTTCCGGCATGGGCTTGGCAATATTGATCGAGAATCCCAATGAAAATGTCAGGAATGCCGTACGCGTGCCTGCAAGAGTTACATCGGAATTGTTTTGGTTTGAAAATTGATGGCGGAAGATACTCACCCATTCATCTGTCTTGTGGCCCCGTTGAGCCCCAGACTAGCCCCTTGTCTAATGACCCCTCGGAGGGAGCTGTGAGACATTGGACGCCCCCATCGGAACAGCTCCATGGGATGGCATGGAACACAAAAGATATTAGGTATCGACCCACCTCCAACATGACACAAGATCTGTGGGAACGCGCACAAGTTCTGACAAGGGGAGATTAAAAGGCGCCCAATGCTGAGCCCAAATGTTCTGGCCTTTGGGTCACGGGGCCACTGTTGTGAAAAGATTGAGACTTTGCGAAGAGGCCCAACTGCTACCACCGG is from Podospora pseudopauciseta strain CBS 411.78 chromosome 5 map unlocalized CBS411.78m_5.2, whole genome shotgun sequence and encodes:
- a CDS encoding uncharacterized protein (EggNog:ENOG503NYSJ; COG:O; CAZy:CE1), translating into MKTVAVLSLLASLASAASLTLVTENFGPNPRNNPFYIYVPDVLPPNPAILVNPHWCHGTAPAAFSGSQYATLASQHGFIVIYPQSSPAQANSDKCWDVSSKETLTHNGGGDSLGVVSMVKWTINKYNADPKRVFVTGVSSGGMMTQVLLGSYPDVFAAGAAFAGVPFGCFAPAGNNTGAFGYWSDDCAKGRVTKTPAQWADLVKSAYPGYDGWRPKLQLFHGTNDEILDYVNHQEGIKQWAEVLGVGITPVSVTPNTPISGWTKSVYGAEGWLEGYSAAGVPHDIRVQEATVMAFFELACKGEDCFRWGDGEWCDAEPSATTSSVVVSTTGAPVTTTSTSSTSVRVTTPSATSTSSRVTTTFVTSTSTAAPVAGQPLWAQCGGMGYNGPTACAVGTCTIYNPYYAQCVPRTGVPIW
- a CDS encoding uncharacterized protein (COG:O; EggNog:ENOG503P7MG), whose product is MVFTFPADLYSTDPNFTTLFRLLDDFDTYSREVQDESASTPAPASRGGRHRRGPRPRFDIRETPKSYEIYGEVPGMSRSDIHIELTQENVLLIRGHVERPYDTTPSNKTKAKPVTVTGEKCDDCDCGPGKPCEECDKAKCECTEGKHCNVCGMDTCPKHEGEGAAKAEGKKDGSETIRYLLKERFVGDFSREFAFPGPLQEFDIGASLEDGILKVVVPKQEVAKGGRKIEIQ
- a CDS encoding uncharacterized protein (EggNog:ENOG503PHS7), giving the protein MAPPIAPAAQNQIRQVNVRQVATVTVWGPIPTDLPDPTVQVLQETRTIYIAPTTTNTEAVVVAGGGGGLNGGEIAGIVIGTLVAVILIIWLIKYLSQRNRRPSYYHEEKVRSGSRHGHHHHHHHHGRGRSRSSRSRSRSIEIRETAKDI
- a CDS encoding uncharacterized protein (COG:G; CAZy:GH94; EggNog:ENOG503NZUE), with protein sequence MTVHRPAKAAKSRAFVPRQQAMRKEATILRPTHNGDRYELTSPTVMPKAAGFLWNQKMMVQITCRGYATAQFMQPEPAKYAHAPNLEAKTFMQPEPNYYAHHPGRFVYIKDEESGHLFSAPHEPVRTVPDRFVFSTGKSDVAWAVESNGIRVEMVMGLPTHDVAELWTIKVTNVSGRPRRISVTPYFPIGYKSWMNQSAEWNEELVGIVASSVTPYQKAAEYFKNKYLKDKTYFICETTPDSWEANQQNFEGEGGLHNPSGLQEPQLSCGDARYETPTAAVQYRLALKAGDEREYRFMFGPAYDEAEIRTMRTRYLSKQAFIRTADEYASYMARGQGCLRIETPDKDLDNFVNNWLPRQVYYHGDVNRLTTDPQTRNYLQDNMGMNFIKPEVTRKAFITAVSQQEESGAMPDGILLAEGAELKYINQIPHTDHCVWLPVTLEVYLAETGDYGLLQEKVRSSNGDELTVFERFSRAMDWLLRLRDERGLSYIAQGDWCDPMNMVGYKGRGVSGWLTLATAFAANLWANVCEHEGRTDLAQRYRAGAAACNEAANKHLWDGDWFARGITDDNVTFGIKKDPEGRIWLNPQTFAILSGAAGKEQISRILPQVDEHLNTPYGIQMFAPPFTKMREDIGRVTQKAIGSAENAAVYNHAGVFFVHSLYSLGGEQDRAYTLLRQLIPGPSDADYRQRGQLPIYIPNYYRGAWKEFPRTAGRSSQLFNTGTVSWVYRCFIEGLCGLRGDDKGLTVKPQLPSAWNSIKVTRQFRGATFHLDIRRADVDQVTVRQGGQTLPEARITNIRAGQTYQLAVLVPQ